In Chitinophaga oryzae, the sequence CTTTGGGTATTTTGGTCGCTATTCTTTTCTTGCGGGGGATCAGCGCCTTGCTGATCAGGTCATTGATCTTGAAGATAACCTCCTGCTTGTTGCCCAACTGGGTGCGGGCGGTCTGTGACCTTACCTGCAGGATGCCTTCCGAATTAATGCGGTTGGCCAGCTTTTCGTGCAGCAGCTGTTTCTGTTCGGGGGTTAACAGGGTGGAAGCATCTATGTTAAACGCTCCCTCCACCATGGTTTCCACCTTGTTCACATGCTGTCCGCCGGCGCCACCGCTGCGGGCCGTACGAAAGGTGAGCTCAGGTGTAACATTGATATTCATGTATAGTTCTTTTTTGTAATGCAAATTTACGTTAATTGGCCCGCAATATCAAGATTGCCAGCGGGTTGCCTGATTGGGGCAGGAGGAGGGAAATGTTTACCGTTAAGCATACAAAAGCAGGAGATGTTACGACGGTTTGTGTTAATTTCCCGCTCGATTAAAACAGGTTAGCTATGAGAGCAGTTATACAGCGTGTATCAGAAGCCTCCGTAACGGTCGACGGTGTTGTTACCGGCCGGATCGGACAAGGCCTGATGGTGTTGCTGGGCATAGAGGACGCAGATAGTCAGGAAGACATCCAATGGCTGAGCAGCAAGATCGTCAACCTCCGTATTTTCAATGACGATGCCGGCGTGATGAACGTTTCGGTGAAAGACATGCATGCAGACATACTGCTGGTAAGCCAGTTCACCCTGCACGCCTCTACGAAAAAAGGCAACAGGCCTTCGTATATCCGTGCCAGTAAACCGGACGTGGCCATCCCGTTGTATGAGAAAATGATCGCGCAGCTAGAGCAGGACCTGGGCACCACTATCCAGCGCGGCATATTTGGCGCCGATATGAAAGTGGCGCTGGTAAACGACGGGCCGGTCACCATCATCATCGACACCCACCAGCGGGAATAAGATAAATTCATTATCCTGCAATCCATTATCTTTAAACACTACAATTCATTATCCATGACTATACAGGAAGCACAGGAAAAGATCGACAACTGGATCAATACTACCGGTG encodes:
- the dtd gene encoding D-aminoacyl-tRNA deacylase; amino-acid sequence: MRAVIQRVSEASVTVDGVVTGRIGQGLMVLLGIEDADSQEDIQWLSSKIVNLRIFNDDAGVMNVSVKDMHADILLVSQFTLHASTKKGNRPSYIRASKPDVAIPLYEKMIAQLEQDLGTTIQRGIFGADMKVALVNDGPVTIIIDTHQRE
- the arfB gene encoding alternative ribosome rescue aminoacyl-tRNA hydrolase ArfB produces the protein MNINVTPELTFRTARSGGAGGQHVNKVETMVEGAFNIDASTLLTPEQKQLLHEKLANRINSEGILQVRSQTARTQLGNKQEVIFKINDLISKALIPRKKRIATKIPKAVVEKRIQFKKRLSEKKQLRRGNFE